The Immundisolibacter cernigliae genome has a window encoding:
- the bamB gene encoding outer membrane protein assembly factor BamB, producing the protein MPVRFLAIGLLATALAACGTVSSLGKGAVRGVNRAGESVAGRLTASDKPEITAELPELTGSITVEVLAERRITDGTPDGYPKPWPAFDSEVVYTLGESRRHLFAHALADGKRLWKAGLEDEITGGVGVGDGLVLVGTANGELIALAATDGKERWRVPLESEILAPPTARDGVVVVATGDGHLYGLSSADGARKWSIERDVPTLSLRGGSAPLTTPTLAVHGFADGHLVAVDLHTGREAWDTPIVQPRGRTELERMVDADCQPVIEGSAVFAGAYQGRASAIELATGTVGWARELSCDTALAADSFNVYGVDTDDKISAFDQRSGAVYWEQDALKGRHLTAPAVVGAYVAVADIEGYVHWLRADDGTLVGRTRPTKDAFLLTPYVRDGVAYFLSEGGRLYALRPAN; encoded by the coding sequence ATGCCGGTGCGCTTCCTGGCCATTGGCCTGCTGGCCACTGCGCTTGCGGCTTGTGGCACCGTGTCCAGTCTGGGCAAGGGGGCCGTGCGCGGGGTGAACCGGGCCGGCGAGTCCGTCGCCGGGCGCCTGACCGCCAGCGACAAGCCGGAAATCACGGCCGAGCTGCCGGAACTGACCGGCTCGATCACTGTCGAGGTGCTGGCCGAGCGCCGCATCACCGACGGCACGCCGGATGGCTATCCGAAACCCTGGCCGGCCTTCGATAGCGAGGTCGTCTACACACTCGGTGAGTCCCGGCGCCACCTGTTTGCCCACGCGCTGGCGGACGGCAAGCGCCTGTGGAAGGCCGGCCTCGAGGATGAGATCACCGGGGGCGTCGGTGTCGGCGACGGTCTGGTGCTGGTCGGCACGGCCAACGGCGAGCTGATCGCACTGGCGGCGACCGATGGCAAGGAACGCTGGCGCGTGCCGCTGGAAAGCGAGATTCTGGCGCCGCCGACGGCGCGTGATGGCGTGGTGGTGGTCGCCACCGGTGATGGCCACCTGTATGGCCTCAGCAGCGCCGACGGCGCCCGCAAATGGAGCATTGAGCGCGATGTGCCCACGCTGTCGCTGCGCGGCGGCAGCGCCCCGCTGACCACCCCGACGCTGGCCGTGCACGGCTTTGCCGACGGACATCTGGTGGCCGTCGACCTGCACACCGGCCGCGAGGCCTGGGACACGCCGATCGTGCAGCCGCGCGGGCGCACCGAGCTGGAACGCATGGTCGATGCCGACTGCCAGCCGGTCATCGAGGGCAGCGCGGTTTTCGCGGGCGCCTATCAGGGACGCGCCAGCGCCATCGAGCTGGCCACCGGCACGGTCGGCTGGGCGCGCGAGCTGTCGTGCGATACCGCCCTGGCGGCAGACAGCTTCAACGTCTACGGCGTTGACACCGACGACAAGATCAGCGCCTTCGATCAGCGCAGCGGCGCCGTCTACTGGGAGCAGGACGCGCTCAAGGGGCGCCACCTGACGGCCCCGGCGGTGGTGGGTGCTTACGTTGCAGTCGCCGACATCGAAGGCTATGTGCACTGGCTGAGGGCCGATGACGGTACGCTGGTCGGACGCACGCGGCCGACCAAGGATGCCTTCCTGCTGACGCCGTACGTGCGTGATGGCGTGGCCTACTTCCTGTCCGAAGGAGGGCGCCTGTATGCCCTGCGACCGGCCAACTGA
- the der gene encoding ribosome biogenesis GTPase Der, with product MTPVIALLGRPNVGKSTLFNRLTRSRDALVADFPGVTRDRLVGAGRLGERPFWVVDTGGMLGEDPELSGKVSAQALMAAQEADAVILVVDGRGGLTADDRSIANTLRGLGQPVWLAVNKAEHLDTELVRADFFELGLGDPWPISSSHGHGVADLLETVLAGFPDDEPAAAEEADPRPVFAVVGRPNAGKSTLINRLLGEQRLIESPLPGTTRDCVRVPVVLDGRECVLLDTAGLRRKAQVHEAIEKFSVIKTLQAIDQAQVVILMLDGELGVGEQDAHIAGQALQRGRGLVLAVNKSDTLDDAARKALRMEVRRRLPFVEFAPIEFISAKNGRGVKALTKAAFAVQHSALARTPTSELTRLLETIVAANPPPMAAGRRAKLRYAHQGGHAPPTIVIHGTQVDKLPPNYLRYLENSFREALGLVGTPVRIVTKQGENPYAGRVNALTPSQLERKHRARRRGRKLFGD from the coding sequence GTGACACCCGTAATCGCCCTGCTGGGTCGACCTAACGTCGGCAAGTCGACCCTGTTCAACCGCCTCACGCGCAGTCGCGACGCGCTGGTGGCGGACTTCCCTGGCGTCACCCGCGACCGCCTGGTCGGCGCCGGGCGCCTGGGCGAGCGCCCGTTCTGGGTGGTCGACACCGGCGGCATGCTGGGCGAGGACCCGGAACTGTCCGGCAAGGTCAGCGCCCAGGCGCTGATGGCGGCGCAGGAGGCCGACGCGGTGATCCTGGTGGTCGATGGCCGTGGCGGTCTGACCGCCGACGATCGCAGCATTGCCAACACCCTGCGCGGCCTCGGCCAGCCGGTGTGGTTGGCGGTCAACAAGGCCGAGCATCTGGATACCGAGCTGGTACGCGCCGATTTTTTCGAGCTCGGCCTGGGTGATCCGTGGCCGATCTCCTCCAGCCACGGCCATGGCGTGGCCGACCTGCTGGAGACCGTGCTGGCGGGTTTTCCGGACGACGAGCCGGCGGCCGCGGAAGAAGCCGACCCGCGGCCGGTGTTTGCCGTCGTCGGCCGACCCAACGCCGGCAAATCCACGTTGATCAACCGCCTGCTCGGTGAGCAGCGGCTGATCGAAAGCCCGCTGCCGGGCACCACCCGCGACTGCGTGCGCGTGCCGGTGGTGCTGGACGGGCGCGAATGCGTGCTGCTGGACACCGCCGGCCTGCGGCGCAAGGCGCAGGTGCACGAGGCGATCGAAAAATTCAGCGTCATCAAGACCCTGCAGGCCATCGACCAGGCGCAGGTGGTGATCCTGATGCTGGACGGGGAACTGGGCGTCGGCGAGCAGGACGCGCACATCGCCGGCCAGGCGCTGCAGCGCGGGCGCGGCCTGGTGCTGGCGGTGAACAAATCCGACACGCTGGACGACGCCGCGCGCAAGGCGCTGCGGATGGAGGTGAGGCGCCGGCTGCCGTTCGTCGAGTTCGCGCCGATCGAGTTCATCAGCGCCAAAAACGGCCGCGGCGTGAAAGCCCTCACCAAGGCCGCGTTTGCCGTGCAGCACAGCGCACTGGCGCGCACGCCCACCTCGGAACTGACGCGCCTGCTCGAGACCATCGTCGCTGCCAACCCGCCGCCGATGGCCGCCGGCCGTCGCGCCAAGTTGCGCTATGCCCACCAGGGCGGCCATGCGCCGCCGACCATCGTCATCCATGGCACGCAGGTGGACAAGCTGCCGCCCAACTACCTGCGCTATCTGGAAAACAGCTTTCGCGAGGCGCTGGGCCTGGTTGGTACGCCGGTACGCATCGTCACCAAGCAGGGCGAGAACCCCTACGCCGGGCGCGTGAACGCGCTCACCCCCAGTCAGCTGGAGCGCAAGCACCGCGCCCGCCGCCGCGGGCGCAAATTGTTCGGCGACTGA
- a CDS encoding YfgM family protein, which yields MSTADADQIEHLRRLWDQYGRLLTVVIVAVLAGLLGKHFYGSYQQRQATEAAALFAAYQQPPAGQTADALAAQLRAQYPRTSYASFVTLAQAKQAVEAGKLDVAEQHLRWVVEHAGEPTDRALASLRLARVLLDQGKVQAAQDALGKDIPATSPALAELRGDIARAQDRLQDARQAYQEALAGLPPESGQAALIKLKLDALGQP from the coding sequence ATGAGCACCGCCGACGCCGATCAGATCGAACACCTGCGCCGCCTGTGGGACCAGTACGGACGCCTGCTGACAGTCGTCATTGTGGCCGTGCTGGCCGGGCTGTTGGGCAAGCATTTTTACGGCAGTTATCAGCAGCGCCAGGCGACCGAGGCGGCGGCCCTGTTCGCCGCCTATCAGCAGCCACCGGCCGGGCAGACGGCCGACGCCCTGGCCGCGCAGTTGCGCGCGCAGTATCCGCGCACCAGCTACGCGAGCTTCGTCACCCTGGCGCAGGCCAAGCAGGCCGTCGAGGCAGGCAAGCTCGATGTCGCCGAGCAACACCTGCGCTGGGTGGTGGAACATGCCGGTGAGCCGACCGACCGGGCACTGGCCAGCCTGCGCCTGGCGCGCGTACTGCTGGACCAGGGCAAGGTACAGGCCGCGCAGGATGCCTTGGGCAAGGACATCCCCGCCACCTCGCCGGCCCTGGCCGAACTCAGGGGCGACATCGCCCGTGCCCAGGACCGACTGCAGGATGCGCGCCAGGCTTATCAGGAGGCGCTGGCCGGGTTGCCGCCAGAGTCCGGACAGGCAGCTCTGATCAAACTCAAGCTCGATGCGCTGGGCCAGCCATGA